Proteins from one Bactrocera neohumeralis isolate Rockhampton chromosome 3, APGP_CSIRO_Bneo_wtdbg2-racon-allhic-juicebox.fasta_v2, whole genome shotgun sequence genomic window:
- the LOC126753957 gene encoding uncharacterized protein LOC126753957, with amino-acid sequence MTFTLSPVRRLVAASALLLLFSHVNANGYHYGPPTAPSAPARPPSNSGHYFGPIPTTVPLPPIPALPALPTGRPRVQHFLPGPPPTRTQTQTIVQVHPGSSAAPRPAPPQQLPPSGPYNSFGGNFGERLPAQAQQGGGYHYGPPTASAPSAPSGPGGFPQGPLQPQPVRVPFGQQPIYKIGNDLGPDGDFYVVNGRQLKQYAVVEFVDNDISQDTKPFLTQSFVNNYRALVGASGTGAIAPLPSAMQLDSAANAILREQQRLAFRGATASGDTIALGSGGIGYVRLPDGSITLGSGSLNFVTGQQHLSELRNARTRSESQRDPLHFGHGPLEDPAIQVNGVLNNGFF; translated from the coding sequence ATGACGTTTACACTATCACCAGTACGCCGCCTCGTAGCTGCTTCGGCGCTGCTATTGCTTTTCAGCCACGTTAATGCTAACGGTTATCATTATGGACCACCGACGGCACCATCAGCACCGGCACGTCCTCCCAGTAATTCAGGTCATTACTTCGGACCCATCCCTACTACAGTGCCACTACCACCGATACCAGCTCTGCCAGCTCTACCCACTGGTCGGCCACGTGTACAGCATTTCCTGCCAGGTCCGCCTCCCACACGCACGCAAACGCAGACAATCGTCCAAGTGCATCCCGGTTCATCTGCGGCACCACGTCCAGCGCCGCCTCAACAACTACCTCCGTCCGGTCCTTACAATTCGTTCGGTGGTAACTTCGGTGAGCGCTTACCAGCACAAGCACAACAAGGTGGTGGCTATCATTATGGACCTCCTACCGCATCAGCGCCCTCTGCACCATCAGGCCCTGGCGGTTTTCCACAGGGTCCACTCCAACCACAACCTGTACGTGTGCCATTCGGTCAACAACCGATTTACAAAATTGGCAACGATCTCGGTCCCGACGGTGATTTCTACGTGGTCAATGGACGTCAGTTGAAGCAATACGCCGTGGTGGAATTTGTCGACAACGATATCTCACAGGACACCAAACCGTTTCTCACACAATCGTTCGTGAATAATTATCGCGCACTCGTAGGCGCTTCTGGCACCGGCGCTATTGCACCACTACCCTCGGCCATGCAATTGGATTCCGCGGCAAATGCGATTTTACGTGAGCAGCAACGACTCGCCTTCAGAGGTGCCACCGCAAGTGGTGACACGATCGCTTTAGGTTCGGGCGGCATCGGTTATGTGCGTCTGCCCGATGGCAGCATAACTTTAGGTTCGGGCTCGCTAAACTTCGTAACTGGCCAACAACATTTGTCCGAGCTGCGGAATGCGCGCACACGCTCCGAGTCACAACGCGATCCACTACATTTCGGTCATGGCCCATTGGAGGATCCTGCTATACAAGTGAATGGAGTGTTAAATAATGGCTTCTTCTGA